In Actinoplanes octamycinicus, the genomic window ACCTCGGCGAACTCGCCGAACTGGTTCGCCATGATCGCCGACGTGAACCCGCCCGAGCACCGCGGCACCGTCTACAGCCTGGGCAACCTGGTCAACGGGGTGGGCCGGGCCGGTGGCAACGCGCTGGTCGGCGTCGCCTTCCAGCGGCTCTCCGGCGCCTTCCCGCCGCCGCTGAACTACGCGGTCGGGCTGGCCGCCTTCCAGGTCTTCTTCCTCCCCACCGGGATCATGTACTGGCTGGCCAGCAGGACGGTGGCCGGCGACATGGCCGCCACGCACGCCGCCCTGCTGACCAAGGCCTCAGGGCACGGCCCAGACCGTGACGTCGGTGGGCACCCGGCCGTCGTCGAGGGGCTCGCTGCTCAGCAGGACCCGGACGCCGTCCGGTAGGGCCACCGGCTCCGGACCGAAGTTGGTCAGCACCAGCAGGTCGCCGTTGCGGAACGCCAGCACGCTCTCCGCCGAGCCGGTCCAGGCCAGCGAACCGGCGCCGAGCCCGCGCTCCCGGCGCAGGCGCAGCGCCGACCGGTACAGCTCGTACGTCGAGCCGGGCACGTCCACCTGCCGGTCCAGCGCGTACTCCGCCCAGACCGCCGGCTGCGGCAGCCAGCTGTGGTCGCCCGGCCCGAACCCGTAGGACGGCGCGTCGGCCTCCCACGGGATCGGCACCCGGCAGCCGTCCCGGCCGCGCTCAGCGTGCCCGGACCGCTCCCAGGCCGGATCCTGGCGGACCTCGTCGGCCAGCGTGGTGTGCTCCGGCAGCCCCAGCTCCTCACCCTGGTAGAGGTAGGCCGAGCCGGGCAGCCCGAGCATCAGCAGGCTGGCCGCCCGGGCCCGGCGCAGGCCCAGCCCGGTGTCCGGCTGCGGGTCGCCGATCCCGATCCCCGGTTTGCGTTTCTCGGTGACCGGGAAGCCGAGCCGGGACGCGTGCCGCACCACGTCGTGGTTGGACAGCACCCAGGTGGTGGTCGCGCCGACCGCACCGGTGGCGGCCAGCGAGGAGTCGATCACCTCGCGCAGCTCGGCCGGCGTCCAGGGTGCCTCCAGGTAGGGGAAGTTGAACGCCTGGTGCATCTCGTCCGGCCGGACGTAGCGGGCCAGCCGTTCCTCCGGCTGCACCCAGGCCTCGGCGACCAGGATCCGCGGCGGCGAGTAGCCGTCCAGCACGGAGCGCCACTGCCGGTAGATCTCGTGCACCCCCTCCTGGTCCCACATCGGCGGCGGGGTGCCGGCCGGCTCCAGCCCGCCGAGCACCACCGACGGCTGCGTCCAGTCGGTCAGCTCGGCGTCCTTGACCAGGCCGTGCGCCACGTCGACGCGGAAGCCGTCGACCCCGCGGTCCAGCCAGAACCGCAGGATGTCGAGGAACTCGGCGCGCACCTCCGGGTGGTCCCAGTTCAGGTCCGGCTGCGAGACGTCGAACAGGTGCAGGTACCACTGGCCGTCCTCGACCTGCTGCCAGGCCGGCCCGCCGAACACGCTCTGCCAGGAGTTCGGCGGCTCGTCGCGGAAGATGTAGCGGTCCCGCTCCGGGCTGCCGGGCGGCGCGGCGAGCGCGGCCCGGAACCAGGCGTGCTCGCTGGAGGTGTGGTTCGGCACCAGGTCGACGATGACCTTCAGGCCCAGGTCGTGCGCCTCGGTGATCAGCTTGTCGGCGTCGCCGAGGGTGCCGAACCGCGGATCCACGTCCCGGTAGTCGGCGACGTCGTACCCGGCGTCGTGCTGCGGGCTGACATAGAACGGGGAGAGCCAGACGGCGTCGATGCCGAGCTCGCGGAGACGGGGCAGGCGGGCGGTGATGCCGGGCAGGTCGCCCATGCCGTCGCCGTTCCCGTCGGCGAACGAGCGTGGGTAGATCTGGTAGATGACAGCGTCGCGCCACCAGGCGTCAGTGGAGGGCATGCCGCCAGCGTAGGTGCCTTTCCCGGTCAGTCGTCGAGGATGGCCGCGAAACGCTCCTCGGCCAGGTCCAGCTGGTCGAGGATGTGCTCCTTGGCCTGGGTGGAGAGCGGCGTGTCCGGCCGGCCGATCAGCTCCCGCAGCTTCGGCACCAGCGGGCGGTACTTGGTCGCCGACCGGTGCGCCTTGTCCAGCGTGGTGTGAATCACGCCGACGCCGTTGTCGGTGAAGTCGGAGATCTTGATGACCCGGGCCCACGGATCCCGGTCCAGGCTCTCCGCGACGTGCTCCCGGTACTGCTCGTGCCGGTCCCGGTGCGGGTCGTAGGCCGGATTGGTCACCGACCGGACCAGATCGGCGACCCGCGGGTTGAACCGGTGGGCGAGCACGGCCAGGGCCGCTTCGGTGGCCTTTTCGTACGAGGTGTCCGGCGCGACCCCGGCCAGCTCGGCCGGATGGTCCTCCACCGCGTCGTGCAGCAGCGCCGCGACCAGCACGTCCACGTCCCGGACCTGGTAGTAGCGGATGATCCGGATGGCCACCCGGAGCAGATGGTTCAGGTACGGCTCGCGGACCCGCCGGTCGGCCGCGTGCAGGGCGGCTGCCAGGTCCAGCGCCTCGATCAGCCGGGCCCGCTCCGCCTCGGGGAACGACTCCAGCTCCAGCGTGAAGCGTTGCCGCAGGCCGGCCTCGCCGTACACCTCGGTGATCGCGTGCAGCGGCATCGACAGCAGCATCCGTGGCGCCATGCGGATCAGATATACCCGATCATCGGCGGCGGCGGGGATCGATCACGTGCCGGATGTGGCCGGACCCGCCACCGGACCACCGGGTTCGGCGACCGGAGCGACCGGTGCGGCCGGGGGTGTCGGCGCCATCCGCTGCGGCACCGGAGCGCCCGCCACGGTCGGGTCG contains:
- a CDS encoding HD domain-containing protein, which encodes MAPRMLLSMPLHAITEVYGEAGLRQRFTLELESFPEAERARLIEALDLAAALHAADRRVREPYLNHLLRVAIRIIRYYQVRDVDVLVAALLHDAVEDHPAELAGVAPDTSYEKATEAALAVLAHRFNPRVADLVRSVTNPAYDPHRDRHEQYREHVAESLDRDPWARVIKISDFTDNGVGVIHTTLDKAHRSATKYRPLVPKLRELIGRPDTPLSTQAKEHILDQLDLAEERFAAILDD
- a CDS encoding glycoside hydrolase family 13 protein, which gives rise to MPSTDAWWRDAVIYQIYPRSFADGNGDGMGDLPGITARLPRLRELGIDAVWLSPFYVSPQHDAGYDVADYRDVDPRFGTLGDADKLITEAHDLGLKVIVDLVPNHTSSEHAWFRAALAAPPGSPERDRYIFRDEPPNSWQSVFGGPAWQQVEDGQWYLHLFDVSQPDLNWDHPEVRAEFLDILRFWLDRGVDGFRVDVAHGLVKDAELTDWTQPSVVLGGLEPAGTPPPMWDQEGVHEIYRQWRSVLDGYSPPRILVAEAWVQPEERLARYVRPDEMHQAFNFPYLEAPWTPAELREVIDSSLAATGAVGATTTWVLSNHDVVRHASRLGFPVTEKRKPGIGIGDPQPDTGLGLRRARAASLLMLGLPGSAYLYQGEELGLPEHTTLADEVRQDPAWERSGHAERGRDGCRVPIPWEADAPSYGFGPGDHSWLPQPAVWAEYALDRQVDVPGSTYELYRSALRLRRERGLGAGSLAWTGSAESVLAFRNGDLLVLTNFGPEPVALPDGVRVLLSSEPLDDGRVPTDVTVWAVP